One Terriglobia bacterium DNA segment encodes these proteins:
- a CDS encoding homoserine O-acetyltransferase yields MAALQPTFEGDVTLREQPFVLDCGAQLPSVTLHYAVYGDPARLPVVLVCHALSGSARAAEWWPQLYAPRAPLDRFASVCFNIVGSCYGSTGPTSVDPATDRAYGPEFPPVTIADIVRAQASALETLGIHKLYAVIGASIGGMQALQWAIDFPERVERCIAIGAAPLSAMGLAFNHLQRQAIRLDPGWEDGRYARQPASGLGLARAIAMCTYKSATLFDERHARRPNPHEDPYRSLDARFDVAGYLDHQGAKMVARFDANSYLVISKAMDTFDPVRGYTSDQAAFGRIRARTTLVGISTDWLFPATDVWSLSQRIRGAGATCDYAEIDSGHGHDGFLADAHLLEPILLKALDVQPRGAVAAHTLTKELRNGTGD; encoded by the coding sequence ATGGCTGCGCTGCAACCGACCTTCGAGGGCGACGTCACCCTGCGCGAGCAGCCGTTTGTGCTCGACTGCGGGGCGCAGTTGCCCTCGGTCACTCTCCACTACGCCGTGTACGGCGATCCGGCGCGGCTACCCGTGGTGCTGGTGTGCCACGCGCTCTCCGGCTCGGCGCGCGCGGCCGAGTGGTGGCCGCAGCTCTACGCACCCCGCGCGCCTCTCGACCGCTTCGCCTCCGTCTGCTTCAACATCGTTGGCTCGTGTTACGGTTCGACCGGGCCGACTTCGGTCGATCCGGCCACCGACCGGGCGTATGGACCCGAGTTCCCTCCCGTGACCATCGCTGACATCGTGCGCGCGCAGGCTTCGGCGCTGGAAACTCTCGGCATCCACAAGCTGTACGCCGTGATCGGCGCCTCCATCGGCGGGATGCAGGCGCTGCAGTGGGCGATCGATTTCCCGGAGCGCGTGGAACGATGTATCGCCATCGGCGCGGCGCCGCTCAGCGCCATGGGACTGGCCTTCAACCACCTCCAGCGCCAGGCGATCCGCCTCGATCCCGGCTGGGAGGACGGGCGATACGCCCGCCAGCCCGCGTCCGGCCTGGGGCTGGCCCGCGCCATCGCCATGTGCACCTATAAGTCGGCGACCCTGTTTGACGAGCGGCACGCGCGGCGCCCCAACCCGCACGAGGACCCCTACCGCTCTCTCGACGCCCGTTTCGACGTCGCCGGCTACCTCGATCACCAGGGTGCGAAGATGGTCGCCCGCTTTGACGCCAACTCCTACCTGGTGATCTCGAAGGCCATGGACACCTTCGACCCGGTGCGCGGCTACACTTCCGACCAGGCGGCGTTCGGGCGCATCCGTGCCCGCACCACCCTGGTCGGCATCAGCACCGACTGGCTTTTCCCTGCCACCGACGTGTGGTCGCTCTCCCAGCGCATCCGCGGCGCGGGCGCGACATGCGATTACGCCGAGATCGACAGCGGACACGGCCACGATGGGTTCCTCGCCGACGCGCACCTGCTCGAGCCCATTCTGCTTAAGGCGCTCGACGTCCAGCCGAGGGGCGCCGTGGCGGCGCATACCCTCACCAAGGAGCTGCGTAATGGAACAGGTGACTGA
- a CDS encoding homocysteine synthase, with protein MSTNNGNNGYRLATLAIHGGQQPDPTTRSRAVPIYQTTSYTFDDADHAARLFALKEFGNIYTRIMNPTTDVFEKRIAALEGGAAALAVASGQAAETLTILTLAGAGDEIVSTTSLYGGTYNLFHYTLPRLGITVRFVDPEDFDGLRAAINERTKAVYTETIGNPKLDVVDIERLAAIAHEHGLPLVIDNTSVSPALCRPIEWGADIVVHSATKFIGGHGTSIGGVIVDSGKFDWKASGRFPGFVEPDPSYHGVSFTEAFGPLAFIIKARVQGLRDTGACLSPFNSFLFLQGTETLHVRLQRHSENALAVARFLGQHPAVEWINYPGLWSSPHFQRAKKYLADGAGALLTFGIRGGYEAGRKFINSLKLFSLLANIGDAKSLVIHPASTTHQQLSDEEQRSTGVTPELVRLSVGLEDVRDILEDLDQALEQATGKRAAPLAAAGD; from the coding sequence ATGTCAACCAACAATGGCAACAACGGGTACCGGCTGGCGACACTGGCGATCCACGGCGGGCAGCAGCCCGACCCCACCACCAGGTCGCGCGCTGTACCTATCTACCAGACCACTTCCTACACCTTCGATGATGCCGACCACGCGGCGCGCCTGTTCGCGCTGAAGGAGTTCGGCAACATCTACACCCGCATCATGAACCCGACCACCGACGTCTTCGAGAAGCGCATCGCGGCGCTCGAAGGCGGCGCGGCGGCGCTGGCCGTGGCGTCAGGACAAGCTGCCGAGACCCTCACCATCCTCACCCTCGCCGGTGCGGGTGACGAGATCGTCTCCACCACCTCGCTCTACGGCGGCACTTACAACCTGTTCCACTACACCCTGCCCCGGCTCGGCATCACCGTTCGCTTCGTCGACCCCGAGGACTTCGACGGCCTGCGCGCCGCCATCAACGAGCGCACCAAGGCCGTGTACACGGAGACCATCGGCAACCCCAAGCTCGACGTCGTGGACATCGAGCGCCTGGCTGCCATCGCCCACGAGCACGGGCTGCCGCTCGTCATCGACAACACCAGCGTTTCCCCCGCGCTCTGCCGCCCCATCGAGTGGGGCGCAGACATCGTGGTCCACTCCGCCACCAAGTTCATCGGCGGACACGGCACCTCCATCGGCGGCGTCATCGTGGACAGCGGCAAGTTCGACTGGAAAGCTTCCGGCCGCTTCCCCGGCTTCGTCGAGCCCGATCCTTCGTATCACGGTGTGTCGTTCACCGAAGCCTTCGGCCCGCTGGCGTTCATCATCAAAGCCCGGGTGCAGGGGCTGCGGGATACCGGCGCCTGCCTCTCGCCGTTCAACTCGTTCCTGTTCCTGCAAGGCACCGAGACTTTGCACGTCCGCCTGCAGCGCCATTCCGAGAATGCGCTGGCGGTGGCGCGTTTCCTCGGCCAGCACCCGGCGGTGGAGTGGATCAACTATCCCGGCCTGTGGTCGAGCCCGCATTTCCAGCGCGCCAAGAAGTACCTGGCCGACGGCGCGGGCGCGCTGCTGACCTTTGGCATCCGCGGCGGATACGAAGCCGGGCGCAAGTTCATCAACTCACTCAAGCTCTTCAGCCTGCTGGCCAACATCGGGGACGCCAAGTCGCTGGTCATCCACCCGGCTTCGACCACCCACCAGCAGCTCTCCGATGAAGAGCAGCGGTCCACCGGCGTCACTCCGGAGCTGGTCCGCCTGTCGGTCGGCCTCGAGGACGTGCGCGACATCCTCGAAGACCTCGACCAGGCGCTGGAGCAGGCCACAGGCAAGCGCGCGGCGCCGCTGGCCGCCGCCGGAGACTAG
- the bfr gene encoding bacterioferritin, with the protein MKGDSKVIAMLNEALKAELTAINQYFLHAEMLENWKYERLAKHTRKESIEEMKHAEKLMERILYLDGTPNMSDYFRINIGQNVESQFKNDVKLEYDAVKRLNEFIVECDRLKDGGSRELFEHILVDEEEHIDWLEAQLHAIDEMGIENYLAQQLHKDD; encoded by the coding sequence GTGAAAGGCGATTCCAAAGTCATCGCGATGCTGAACGAGGCGCTCAAGGCCGAGCTGACGGCCATCAACCAGTACTTCCTCCACGCCGAGATGCTGGAGAACTGGAAGTACGAGCGGCTGGCCAAGCACACCCGCAAGGAATCCATCGAGGAGATGAAGCACGCCGAGAAGCTGATGGAGCGCATCCTCTACCTCGACGGCACGCCCAACATGAGCGACTACTTCAGGATCAACATCGGGCAGAACGTCGAGTCGCAGTTCAAGAACGATGTGAAGCTGGAGTACGACGCGGTCAAGCGCCTCAACGAGTTCATCGTCGAGTGCGACCGGCTCAAGGACGGCGGCTCGCGCGAGCTCTTCGAGCACATCCTGGTGGACGAGGAAGAGCACATCGACTGGCTCGAGGCCCAACTCCACGCCATCGACGAGATGGGCATCGAGAACTACCTCGCCCAGCAACTGCACAAGGACGATTAG
- a CDS encoding S53 family peptidase has translation MFASLLLAASTALAQGYNRIPTTIDEARTALRGNVHPLAQARFDTGKVAGSFPLQRITLFFNRTAAQEADLDNLLREQMDPSSPNYHKWLTPEQYADRFGASEGDLARTADWLQAQGFTIVEKARGRQYIAFSGTAAQVQAAFGTEIHNYVVNGEAHFANAAEPSLPHALTNVVLGIRGLHDFRPKPRGIRSAQPRFTSSISGSHYLTPDDFATIYHLKPLYDAGIDGTGQWLAVMGQTAIPLSDIATFRSLSGLSANPPFVQQIPGANTGISTSDIGEADLDVEWAGAVARNATVIYVNAGTAANMSVFDSLTYTVNFPISPNGQPAQFVPVISISYGLCENSTTPNGWPIAELNSINTVLQQANLQGQTVVGPGGDTGAADCEDPTAPTAIHGLAVDFPASSPYVTGVGGTQFNEGANASQFWSTANNSSNGSALSYIPELVWNETVAAGSLAAGGGGASAIFPKPPWQTALTPADGARDVPDISLAAAFIHDGYLICASQQTPADCTNGFRDSGTFLDAIGGTSAGTPSFAGMVALLNQALKNQGQPTPVGNVNPLLYGLVVAGSTDAFHDITAVDNKVPCQSGSPGCPSGVPIGFTAGLGYDLASGLGSVDAYNLITELSTGTTSTPAPPDFTISSTTQSLTVTHGTSQPVMVSLQGMNGFNGTITFSCIVPTSLAGVTCTPPSAMSPPGNPSFMITASATAKLAPRPGASPTFFAWTGGGTALIAGFLLVGRDDRKRWSTKKKTALAATFIAMLLLVAMLAGCGGSSGSNVTPPPPPPPPVPESGTIVLQGKSNADIHIVPVTVNVN, from the coding sequence TTGTTTGCGAGCCTTCTGCTGGCCGCCTCGACGGCGCTGGCGCAGGGCTACAATCGGATCCCCACCACGATCGACGAGGCGCGCACGGCGCTTCGCGGGAACGTGCATCCTCTCGCACAGGCGAGATTCGACACCGGCAAAGTGGCGGGATCGTTCCCCCTCCAGCGCATCACGCTGTTCTTCAATCGAACGGCGGCGCAGGAGGCCGACCTCGACAATCTCCTGCGCGAACAGATGGACCCTTCCTCGCCGAACTATCACAAGTGGCTGACGCCGGAGCAGTATGCCGACCGTTTTGGGGCGAGCGAAGGCGATCTCGCCAGGACGGCCGACTGGCTGCAAGCGCAGGGGTTCACCATCGTCGAAAAGGCGCGAGGACGGCAGTACATCGCCTTCAGCGGGACTGCCGCGCAGGTGCAGGCGGCGTTCGGCACCGAGATCCACAACTACGTAGTGAACGGGGAGGCGCACTTCGCCAACGCGGCAGAGCCGTCGCTCCCCCACGCTCTGACAAATGTGGTGCTGGGCATACGCGGCCTGCACGATTTCCGGCCGAAGCCGCGAGGTATCCGCAGTGCGCAGCCGAGGTTCACTTCCAGCATCAGCGGCAGCCATTACCTGACGCCCGACGATTTCGCGACCATCTACCACCTGAAGCCGTTGTACGACGCCGGCATCGATGGGACAGGACAATGGCTGGCGGTCATGGGACAGACAGCCATCCCGCTAAGCGATATCGCTACCTTCCGCAGTTTGTCCGGGCTGTCCGCGAATCCGCCATTCGTGCAGCAGATCCCTGGAGCCAATACCGGGATCTCGACAAGCGACATCGGAGAAGCGGACCTGGACGTGGAGTGGGCCGGCGCGGTGGCGCGCAATGCCACCGTCATCTACGTCAACGCGGGCACAGCAGCTAACATGAGCGTGTTCGATTCGCTGACCTATACGGTCAATTTCCCGATCTCCCCGAACGGTCAACCGGCACAGTTTGTCCCGGTGATCAGCATCAGCTATGGCCTTTGTGAGAATTCGACTACGCCCAACGGTTGGCCCATTGCCGAGCTCAATTCCATAAACACTGTTTTGCAGCAGGCGAATCTGCAAGGCCAGACGGTGGTCGGCCCCGGCGGCGATACCGGCGCCGCCGATTGCGAAGATCCTACCGCTCCGACAGCTATCCATGGACTAGCGGTGGATTTCCCTGCCAGCAGCCCCTATGTCACGGGAGTCGGAGGGACGCAGTTCAATGAGGGTGCCAACGCATCCCAATTTTGGAGCACGGCGAATAACAGCTCGAACGGCTCAGCCCTCTCCTACATCCCGGAACTGGTGTGGAACGAGACCGTCGCTGCGGGCAGCCTCGCAGCGGGAGGCGGCGGCGCCAGTGCCATCTTCCCGAAGCCACCCTGGCAGACTGCGCTCACCCCCGCCGACGGCGCGCGCGACGTGCCTGACATTTCCTTAGCCGCAGCGTTCATCCACGACGGCTACCTGATCTGTGCCAGTCAGCAAACTCCCGCGGATTGCACGAACGGGTTCCGCGACTCGGGTACCTTTCTGGACGCGATTGGCGGGACCTCCGCCGGTACACCTAGTTTCGCGGGCATGGTCGCGCTGTTGAACCAGGCACTGAAGAATCAGGGACAGCCTACCCCCGTCGGGAACGTGAATCCGCTCCTGTACGGGCTTGTCGTAGCCGGCTCGACAGATGCGTTCCATGACATTACCGCCGTGGACAACAAGGTTCCATGCCAGTCCGGATCGCCGGGCTGTCCCAGCGGCGTGCCGATCGGCTTCACGGCGGGGCTCGGATACGACCTGGCCAGCGGGCTTGGCTCGGTGGATGCCTACAACCTGATCACGGAATTGAGCACGGGCACCACCAGCACGCCGGCGCCGCCGGACTTCACGATCAGCAGCACGACGCAGAGCCTCACTGTGACCCACGGAACCTCGCAGCCGGTGATGGTTTCGCTCCAGGGGATGAATGGCTTCAACGGGACTATCACGTTCAGTTGCATCGTGCCGACGTCTCTGGCAGGCGTGACCTGTACGCCGCCGAGTGCGATGTCGCCTCCCGGAAACCCCTCCTTCATGATCACGGCGTCCGCCACGGCGAAGCTCGCACCGCGACCCGGTGCTTCGCCGACGTTCTTTGCCTGGACTGGAGGGGGAACGGCCCTAATAGCCGGCTTCCTGCTCGTGGGCAGAGATGACAGGAAGCGCTGGAGCACGAAGAAGAAGACTGCGCTGGCGGCCACGTTCATCGCCATGCTGCTGCTGGTGGCCATGCTGGCAGGATGCGGCGGCAGCAGCGGATCGAACGTGACGCCTCCGCCCCCACCTCCACCGCCGGTACCGGAGTCGGGGACGATCGTCCTCCAGGGCAAGAGTAATGCAGACATCCACATCGTGCCCGTCACGGTGAACGTGAACTGA